In the Sarcophilus harrisii chromosome 1, mSarHar1.11, whole genome shotgun sequence genome, one interval contains:
- the WDR83OS gene encoding protein Asterix: MSANNMSDPRRPNKVLRYKPPATENNPALEDPTPDYMNLLGMIFSMCGLMLKLKWCAWIAVYCSFISFANSRSSEDTKQMMSSFMLSISAVVMSYLQNPQPMTPPW, translated from the exons ATGTCCGCCAACAATATGTCGGACCCCCGGAGGCCCAACAAGGTGCTCAG GTACAAGCCCCCTGCCACGGAGAACAACCCCGCGCTGGAGGATCCCACTCCGGACTACATGAACCTGCTGGGAATGATCTTCAGCATGTGCGGCCTCATGCTCAAG CTGAAGTGGTGTGCTTGGATTGCGGTCTACTGTTCCTTCATTAGCTTCGCCAACTCTCGGAGCTCTGAAGATACCAAGCAGATGATGAGCAGCTTCAT GCTCTCCATTTCTGCGGTGGTGATGTCCTACCTCCAGAACCCCCAGCCTATGACACCCCCGTGGTAG